Within Dysosmobacter sp. Marseille-Q4140, the genomic segment ACGACCCCTTCCTGTCCGTGGATGCCGCTCTGCGGCTGGACCGGCACATCCGGGTGGTCAAGGATATCAACGAGCTCTACAAGCGCTCCGACTATATCACCGTCCACATCCACTACACCGCCAAGACCGAGCATATGATCGACGCCAAGGCCATCGCCGCCATGAAGCGGGGCGTCCGTTTCATCAACCTGGCCCGGGGCGAGATCGTGGACGACGACGCCATGCTCGCCGCCCTGGACACCGGCTGGGTGGCGGCCTATATCACCGACTTCCCCAACAACCGTCTGGTGGGCGCGCCCCACGTCATCGCCATGCCCCACCTGGGCGCCTCCACGCCGGAGAGCGAGCAGAACTGTGCCGTCATGGCGGTGGATGAGCTGAAGGACTATCTGGAAAACGGCAATATCCGCAACAGCGTCAACATGCCTGCCGTCAGCCAGGAGCGCAGCGGCGTTTGCCGGCTGTGCATCCTGCACCGGAACGTGCCGGCCATGCTGGCCAACATCACCGCCCTGCTGTCCCGGGACGGGGTGAACGTGGAGAACATGAGCAACAAGTCCCGGGGCGACTACGCCTATACCATCGTAGACCTGGGTTCTCAGATTGACGGGGCCGTAATCCAGGATGTAAAAAACCTGGAAAACGTCATCCGGGTCCGGTTCATCGCGTGAATGTGCCGCACGAGAGGCTCCTTTCCAACAAGAAAGGAGCCTCTTCTTTTCGTCTGCAAGGCCTCCTGCCGGCTCCCTCATTGACAGAGACGGGAAAAGCGGGTACAATAAACTTCAATTTCATGCCCCGATAGCTCAGCAGGATAGAGCGATCGCCTCCTAACAATCGATCCGTTCGAACCCCAGAGCCCTGCAAAATTGAATATTTTCTGTATATGCCCCCGTACCTCACCGGGATAGAGGGTCCGCCTCCTAAGCGGCAGTTCGTTCGAGTCCGTGGGCGGAGGAAAATTGAATATTTTTGATATATGTCCCAGTAGCTCAGTTGGATAGAGCACGAGCCTCCTAAGCCCGGGGTCGCACGTTCGAGTCGTGTCTGGGACGCCAAAAACACCGCTGCAAGCCATTTTTCGCTGGTTTGCAGCGTTTTTTATTTTGCTTCTCCCGGTCTCTTGCTCGTTTGGGACCGGGAGAATTTTATGCGCTGCAATGTATATCCTGCTAAGAAGAAACGAACGATTTCCACGTTCCTGCTAAGAAAAATCCCATCTTTGCTAATTGGAGTTTTCGGACTTACCTGCCGCCTGGTGCCGCCGAGAGCAGCGCAGCCAGGGTATTTGCCAGTTCCGGCGACTGCCGGAGCTGTTCCACCAGGGCCTCCAGGTCAAGCGTCGCCGGTGCCGGTTCCTTCGGCTCCTCTGGGGGACGGACCGCGCGCAGGTTGGGATTTGCGTAGAAGGCGCTCTCAAACTTCTGGGCGTTGATCTTGCGGTCCTCGTCCAGGATATGGGCATACACGCTGGTAATCATGTCAATCTCCGCATGGCCCGTGTCGCCTTGGGTGGCCTTCAGGTCGCCGTGGTTCAGTTTCAGCTTGTAGGTGGTGCTGGAATGACGGAGGGAATGAAAGACCACCCTGGGCAGCCCTGCCTTCTCCCGCAGCTTCTCAAACTCCTTCAGGATGATGCGGTCCTCGCAGGGGCGTCCGTTGGGCAGCGCCACTACCAGGTCATAATCCTGATACTCGTCACCGAGAAAGCCCCGCAGCTCATCCTGGGCTTTCTTCCATTCCCGCAGGATGTAGGCCAGCGTCTTGGGTAGCCACACCTTGCGGATACTGGAATCCGTCTTGGGCTTTTTCAGAATCACCCTGGTGCTGGTGTTGGGAAACAGCGGCGTAAAGATGTGGTAGACATCCTTCTGCCCCAGCATCTCAATGGCCCGCTTGGAGGCCCGCGCCAGCTCCTTGTCGATGAAAACATAGGCGTTGTCATCGGCAATATCGTCATCGGAGATGTGGACATTGTTCCAGGTCAGCCCCAGGATCTCACCCATCCGCAGGGAGCAGGCAAAGGACAGGTTCATCGCTACATAGAGCTTGCTGTCCGTACACTGATCCAGAGCAGTGCGGATCATATCGGCGGTCCAGATGTCCCGCTTCTTATACTCCGTCTTGGGCAGTACCACATTGTCAAAGGGGTTCTTGGCGATCAGCTCCCACCGTACTGCCTGCTTGAAGGCGCAGCGCAGGAGCTTGATGATCTTCTCAATGGTGGCGTTAGTGACCAGGTCTGTCTTTGCGTGATGGGTTCTGGTATTTACCGCCGGGGTTTTTTGCAGGGTCTGGATGTACTTATCCACTACCCGCGGAGTGACATCCTGCACCTTCATATCCCCAATGATGGGGTTGATGTAGTTGGCAATCAGCGAGTTTTGGCTGTCGTACATGGACACGCCCCACTTCTTTTCCCCATAAAGAGAAACAAAGTCCAAAAGAAATTCTGCGATGGTCTGGTTGCTGGGCGGAAGGAAGGTCCCCGTGAACTGCTGGTTTTCCACCTCCGCCTTGCGCTTCAATGCGTCCTGGTAAGAGGTGCGGGTCTCCCATTTCTGCCGGGTCTCACCATTTTCATCCGTATAGTTGTAGACGATGGAATAATTCTTTTTGCGTTTGATAATCGAAGCCATAACGATACTTCCTTTCTAAGTCATAGGTCAAGTGACTCCAGCCACTCATCGAATGACCGCTTGGAAATGCGTATGGCGTTGCCAATTCGTACGATCTTAAAGTGTCCTTCCTTTACGAGAAGATAAGCGGATGTGCGGCCAATACCCAGGATTTGAGTAATGTCCTCTACCGTATAAGTTCTTCGCTCGGGGGACTCCTTCTTCGTACCGTTCCATGTTTGTGACATGGCAGCCCCCTTTCTTAAACAAGAACGGCGCGTTGAAGGAAAGTCATAACTTGCCTATCCTCATTCTAACGCGCCATTCCGGGTTTGTCTGCTGCTAATCAAAAAGTTTATGAATTATCCATAAACTCAAAAGCAACAGGATTACTTAAAAAGAAAGAGGCAGAAAGCGGATGGCTGCTGGCCGCAGCTCCACGGGAATTTCACCCCGGCCCATGCTGATGGGTGCGGCGCACGATGCTTTGTGGGCGTCCAATGCGCGAGTCTCATTATCCTGCCTGCGCATCCTCGCCCACAGGCTGCCACACCTGTTTTACGGCTCGGTTTTGTCGCTCACCTGTTTGGTAGGGGTCCCGTCCTGCGGACTTGCAACAGGGTCGTGGCGCACCGGCCGCCCGGCTCCACACAGACAGATCGTATCCGTCTGCCTTATGCTGCGCCGGAGGCCTCCCGCCGGGCTTTCTTTGTCAAGGAGCGATACAGGGCACCACATGGAAAGGGGGAAACACGCAGCGCCCGGCCCTGAATCAGCTCAGGTCAAAATTCAGGATGGAGATAATCAGCTTCGTTTCCAGCCGCCTGCGCATATCTTCATCCACCAAGGAGTGAGGAAAGCCGTTTTTGTCATAGCTTGTCCTCATGGACAGCGCAGCAATATAGCCAGAATAGTGCTGGATCACCCGGTTCACCGCTTCGGGATAGCCTCCGACAGCGGCGGCGATCACCGGATAAGGAATCAGTGACGCCCGCATATTTGCAGATTTAGTCATCCACTTCACCTCCCATCAGCTCCTTCAGCAGCCGATAGGCTTTTTGCCTGCGGGTGTTGACCGTCCGGCGGGCCATGTTCATGTACTCGGCGATCTCGCGATCTACCATGTTCAGGAACCAGTGCATCATAAAGATGTCCCGGTCCTCCTGGGGCAGCGCCAGCAGCGCCTCGGCCAGCCGGTCGTCCTCGATCAGAATCACGGCCCCTCCCACAGGGAAGGTTGTGTATTCCCACGAGTAGCGGTCATAAACCGCAAGCTGGGCCATTGCATCCTCCGGCAGCTCGCTGAGTGAGACCTCACGCCGGCTCCGTTTCCGAAGCTGCGTGTAAGCGTTCATTGCTTCATTCTTGATGGATCTCTTGCAGTAGCTGTCAAAGGCGTGCTGCTTATGCTCGTAGTGGCGGTCAGGTTTCAAGTTCTCACCTCCCTTCGTGCCGGGAGGCAGTTCTTTTCTTCCCCTTTCGCCCACTACTGTTATGGCAATGCCGCTGTTTGGCTGGTTTTCCGCATTTATATCAAAAAATTTTTTGCCGCTCATAATCGGTTCCTTTCGTTTCGTTCAGGTTGACAGGCCGGAACGAAACGAGGCGGGGAGCGGCAGCCCACGCCCAGGCGCAGGCGGTCACGGGGACGGGCTTTGTTGGATATGAGCCGCAGTATATAAAAAGCGAGCCATAACTCACTTTCATGAGCATGGCTCGCTACTGCGTTATTGGAATATTTTTCGTAGTGGCATGGGCGTCCGCCGTACAAGAGGCGAACCCCGCCTTATTTTGACCTCCTTTGTGTTGGCGCTCTCATCCATATCTCCCTTTACTCTGAAATATGAGTTATAACTCACCTTATATGAGTTCTATGGTTATTTATATGAGCGGAAGCACACCCTACAATGATGTAGAGGTGATGTGTAGTGAACAATCCGCTGGATCTATTTGCATGGAAGGTGCGGTCAGAACGGAAGCGCCAGCATCTGACGCAGAAGCAGTTAGCTGAACGCCTCGGTATGAACCCCCGCACGATCATAGATTTGGAGACCTGCCAGAGTAATCCGAAATTTGAAACGGTGGTCCTTGTCGCCAAAGAATTGAATATCAGCGTGGACGCCGCCATCTTCCCGGAAATGGTAAATCAGACAGTCTCGAAAACAGTTGTGGACTTCTTTGCTGGGAAAAGCGAAGCAGAAATCGAAAAATTTATCGCGCTCTGCAAACAGGTGGAAGCCTTCCAGAAAGACGAGTAACGCGGTCGGGTTCGATGTGCCCGGCCGCGTTACTGTTTCACCCGTTTGTTATGCGGGCAGATTATTCATTTTTTGTTTTATAGGCATCGCGCAGACGCTCGAAGGACTCCTGGCTGATGACATGCTCCATCCGGCAGGCGTCCTTTTCCGCCGTTACCGGGTCTACTCCAGCCTCGATCAGCCGGTCGGTAAAGAAGCGGTGCTTTTCGTAGATCTGCTCCGCCACTTCCCGGCCCACATCGGTCAGATGCAGAAAATAGTCGCTGTCCATTGTCAGGAAGCCCCCTTCCCGCAGGGTCGCCACCGCATGGCACACGCTGGGCTTTGTGACCTCCAGGTGCCGGGCGACATCCACGGAGCGCACCATACCCATCTTCTTATGGAGAACAAGGATGGCCTCCAGATAGTCCTCCCCGGACGCATGAAGTTTCATAAAGACCTCCCTTCGCTATTAAGTCAGGCTCCATCCAGCAGCACTCTTTCGGATATTGACGAAATCCTGATAGATACCCGGCTGCTCCAGAAGTTCCTCGTGGGTGCCATGCTGTGCGATTTGGCCGTTGTCAATTACCAGGATTTGATTGGCATTCTGGATGGTATTCAAACGGTGAGCAATCACAAGCAAGGTCTTACCCTTTACCAGTTCTGAAATAGCCTCTTGAATATAGCTTTCATTGTCGGTATCAACACTTGCGGTAGCTTCGTCCAAAATAACGATAGGCGCATCCTTCAGAATACAGCGCGCAATCGAAATACGCTGTTTCTCACCGCCGGAAAGCGTAGCGCCGCCTTCTCCAACCACGGTCTGGAACCCGTCAGGCAAAGCCATGATGAAATCATAGCAGCGGGCCTTTTTTGCCGCCTCATAGACTTCTTCCTCCGTGGCATCCGGTTTTCCCATACTAATGTTGTTATAGATGGTATCCTGGAACAAATACACGCGCTGGAATACCATGCTGATCTGATCCATCAGTTCTGCCAGCGGCACATTCCGAATATCCACGCCCCTTATTGCAACCCTGCCGGATTTTACATCCCACAACCGGGCCAACAGATTTGCAATGGTGGATTTGCCGCCGCCTGACGGTCCCACAAGTGCAGTCATGGTGTTTTTCTGCATAGAGAAGCTGATATTGTGCAGGACTTCCTTGTCCTGATAGGCAAAGCCCACATCACTAAATTGTACTTCTGGCTGGTCCGGCTGTGCCTTTGACGGAATATGTTGATTTCCGTTATTGGGAAGCTCGGGCTCGTCCAAAACAGCTTCAATGCGGTCTAACGCAGCATTCATCACGGTCAGGCGGGTTGCTTCTCCATAAAGAGCTTTCAGAGGTCCAAAGAGATCAAAGACAAACAGCAGCACGCCCAAAAGATAAGCCAGGGAGAGTACGCCTTCCTGATGTAAAAAAACGGACAAACCGAAGATAACAGCAATGCCCACGCCATAGAGAATGTTTAGGCCAGTGGTCCACGGTGTCATTTTCTGCTCAAACTTCGTATTGACATCCCTTGATTTTTTGAAGTTTTCTGTTAATTCATCAGATTTTTCTCCAAGCAGATTGTAACTTTTGATAACGCCAATTCCTTCAGCAAACGATAAGACCGCATCCGTCAAATTCTCGCTCTGATTTTGACGCCCGACAGCTTCCGTTAAGGAAACCCTATTCATATATTTTGCAACCAGTGATGCCAGCAAGGTAATGATTACTGCAATCATTCCAAGTCGCCAGTCCAGTACGAACATAAACACAGCTAAAACCAAAGTAGACAGCATATAGCTCATCATGTTTCCAATGGTACTCATAGAAACTTCCTCAATGAATACCATATCCGTACTGAGAACAGAGCTGATTTTACCAATATTCCCCGATGTAAAATAACCCATCGGCATTTTTCTTAAATGATTTCCCAACTCCATCCTTTTATCAGCAAAGATCATAAATCCAGCGGCACTTTGCAGACGGTCGCTCAAATAGTGAACCACTGTCTGAACCACTACAATGGCTAACAATCCAAGTCCGACAAACAGACAGGTCTTTCCAGTCAGCGTATTATCCGCAAACCCGGCCAAGACAATAAACGCCATGAAGATTGGCATTTTGGAGAGAATGGACTCGACAAATGCACATAGAAACGCAGCTTGAATACGGCTTTTATACCTCCCGGAGAGGTTCAGGATTCTTGAAATCAATGCAAACATTTATCTTCCCTCCTTTGCAGTAGATACTTTCCACTCGGAGCTGTCCTGTGCAGCTTTCCATAGTTTTTGATACTCCGGGCAGGACTGAATCAATTCCTGATGTTTTCCGGTAGCCACCAGATTACCATGATCCATAACACAAATCTGGTCAGCGTTCATAATTGCGGGCAGCTTGTGAGCGATGACAATCAGGGTCTTACCCTTCACCAGTTCCGCAATAGCAGCCTCCATTTTTTCCTCATTCTCTGGATCAGCGTAGGCTGTCGCTTCATCAAGGACAACGATAGGAGCATCTTTTAAGATCGCCCGCGCCAAAGAAATGCGCTGGCGCTGGCCGCCAGAAAGCATTTTCCCGGCATCGCCTGCCATAGAATGAATGCCCTGGGGAAGTTTTTTCAGGAACTCCATGCACTGAGCTTTCTTTGCTGCCTCCATTACTTCCTCGTCTGTTGCGTTCAGTCGGCCAAGCCGGATGTTTTCCAACAGAGAAGTATTAAACAGATATTGATCCTGAGCCACATAGGAAATGCGACTGTTCAATGCCTCCAGGCTCATATCACAAAGTTTCTGCCCTCCAATGGAAATGCTCCCTTTCTGCGGATCGTAGTAGTGAATCAACAGTTTTGCAAGGGTACTCTTTCCAGAGCCGGATTCACCAACCAGGGCAGTTTTTTGTCCTGCCTTTGCCACAAAGGTAATATCGTGGAGGACTTCGTTTTCCGCTATTATCGGGTTTCCATCCGGGCCAGGCTGGGCCGTCTGATATGCAAAGGAAACATGATCGTAAGAAATGTTAAAATCCTGTCCGTGAAAATCATCTTCAGCAGCTTGCAACGGTGCCGCATTTAACGTCTGTTCAAGTGCTGTAATCTTATAATTCAGATTTGGAATCGTCTCCATAAAGCTCAGAGCTTTTAGGAGAGGAATCCCGATGCTTAAGGAAAGACAAAGGACTAAAATCAAATCAGGCAATGTGCTTATGCCGCAGAGAACAAACCACGCTCCAAGAGGCAAAGTCAAAATAACAGTGCAGGGCAGCAAACTTCCGTATATCGCCATCCAGGGCCAGGCGGCCTTATACCATGCCAGGGTATAATCACGATAGTTCATTACATCATTGCGGAAGTTCTCGTAAGATTCACTCTCCCGGTTGAAAACCTTGACAACCTCCATGCCATTGATGTACTCAATGATTGTATTGTTCATTTTCTGTGCAGACTGATAGTACGGTCCCATACGCTTCATTCCAACAGAGTACATAATAACCATAGAGAGCAGGCTGATCGGGATAGAGGCCAAAGACATAAGAGCCAGTTTCCAATCTGCGCAAAACATGGCAATATAAATTACCAGCGGAATCAGTAAATTTGCGATGCCCTCAGGGACAGAATGCGCAAGGAGCAATTCCAGGCTGTCCACATCATCAACAAACAGCTTTTTGATTGTTCCTGTTCCTTTTTCCTCCACAATGCCAAGAGGAAGTTTCTCAAACTTCTTTTGCAGAGATACCCGCAGCCGGAGTAATGTGTTATATGCGGCTTTATGAGAAATTGATAATCCCCATCCATACAAAACCGCCTGCAAAATAAGACAGATTAAAACCCCTATAACACGCAATAAAACAAATCCTGTCTCAACAGAATCGCCCATAACCAATGGCGAAATGACCTGATAGGCCAGCACAAAGGGCAGGACGCCCATAAGAACGCTAACCAGTACGACCACCGTGGCCGCATACATATTTTTCTTATATGGCCCTGCGTACTCAAAGATTTTTTTGAACATATAAGCCCTCCTTATATTGAGCCGTACTGTCTGTGCTTCAAAAACAGGAGGCCGCCAAAGTGAAGCGGCCTCCTGTCATTATCTTTCTATTCAGTCAAGGCGGCCCTGACATTCATAATTTCTAAAGTTCACTGGCGGATTCGGAAAAAATCCAAAACCTTTTTACTGCCGGATTCGTCCAATGGATAGCTTTCTTTGATTTGCCCTTTTTCCATATGGACTACATAAGAGCATCCCGCCATCACCAACTCCGGATCGTGCGTAATAACAAGAAGCGTTTTGCCCTGATCCGCGAGTGACTTCAAACCCCGCGCAACCTCCCGCATATGTTTGAGATCAAGCCCGCTGGTTGGTTCGTCAAACACAATGATCTCCCGGTTACTCACAATGGCAGACGCAATCGCTACTCGCTGCTTCTGCCCGCCGGAAAGAGAAAGCGGGTGTCTGTCTTTATATTCCAGAAGATCAAACTGTTTAAGGATTTTATTTACAATAGTCTCATCCTCGTCATCCATGCTCAGAAGAACTTCATCTGTCACGCTTTCGGTAAATAGCTGATGGCTGGTATCCTGCATCACCATATAGCAATGTTTGAGCCGGGCTTTCCAATCAAGGGATTTTCCATCAATCTGCAAAATGCCACATTTCTTTTCAAGTCCGCAAATACAGCGGGCCAGAGTAGATTTCCCCGCACCGTTCAGACCGATAA encodes:
- a CDS encoding site-specific integrase — encoded protein: MASIIKRKKNYSIVYNYTDENGETRQKWETRTSYQDALKRKAEVENQQFTGTFLPPSNQTIAEFLLDFVSLYGEKKWGVSMYDSQNSLIANYINPIIGDMKVQDVTPRVVDKYIQTLQKTPAVNTRTHHAKTDLVTNATIEKIIKLLRCAFKQAVRWELIAKNPFDNVVLPKTEYKKRDIWTADMIRTALDQCTDSKLYVAMNLSFACSLRMGEILGLTWNNVHISDDDIADDNAYVFIDKELARASKRAIEMLGQKDVYHIFTPLFPNTSTRVILKKPKTDSSIRKVWLPKTLAYILREWKKAQDELRGFLGDEYQDYDLVVALPNGRPCEDRIILKEFEKLREKAGLPRVVFHSLRHSSTTYKLKLNHGDLKATQGDTGHAEIDMITSVYAHILDEDRKINAQKFESAFYANPNLRAVRPPEEPKEPAPATLDLEALVEQLRQSPELANTLAALLSAAPGGR
- a CDS encoding helix-turn-helix domain-containing protein; translated protein: MSQTWNGTKKESPERRTYTVEDITQILGIGRTSAYLLVKEGHFKIVRIGNAIRISKRSFDEWLESLDL
- a CDS encoding sigma-70 family RNA polymerase sigma factor; this translates as MSGKKFFDINAENQPNSGIAITVVGERGRKELPPGTKGGENLKPDRHYEHKQHAFDSYCKRSIKNEAMNAYTQLRKRSRREVSLSELPEDAMAQLAVYDRYSWEYTTFPVGGAVILIEDDRLAEALLALPQEDRDIFMMHWFLNMVDREIAEYMNMARRTVNTRRQKAYRLLKELMGGEVDD
- a CDS encoding ABC transporter ATP-binding protein, producing MFALISRILNLSGRYKSRIQAAFLCAFVESILSKMPIFMAFIVLAGFADNTLTGKTCLFVGLGLLAIVVVQTVVHYLSDRLQSAAGFMIFADKRMELGNHLRKMPMGYFTSGNIGKISSVLSTDMVFIEEVSMSTIGNMMSYMLSTLVLAVFMFVLDWRLGMIAVIITLLASLVAKYMNRVSLTEAVGRQNQSENLTDAVLSFAEGIGVIKSYNLLGEKSDELTENFKKSRDVNTKFEQKMTPWTTGLNILYGVGIAVIFGLSVFLHQEGVLSLAYLLGVLLFVFDLFGPLKALYGEATRLTVMNAALDRIEAVLDEPELPNNGNQHIPSKAQPDQPEVQFSDVGFAYQDKEVLHNISFSMQKNTMTALVGPSGGGKSTIANLLARLWDVKSGRVAIRGVDIRNVPLAELMDQISMVFQRVYLFQDTIYNNISMGKPDATEEEVYEAAKKARCYDFIMALPDGFQTVVGEGGATLSGGEKQRISIARCILKDAPIVILDEATASVDTDNESYIQEAISELVKGKTLLVIAHRLNTIQNANQILVIDNGQIAQHGTHEELLEQPGIYQDFVNIRKSAAGWSLT
- a CDS encoding phosphoglycerate dehydrogenase — protein: MYRIKTFNKISPVGLNRLEPEHYTVSDAETQEDGILVRSAKLLDYDFPANLLAIARAGAGVNNIPLDRCSEQGIVVFNTPGANANAVKELVLCAMLMGSRDVPGAIDWVRKQVDTGVDVTTVVEKGKAAFVGPELYKKTLGVIGLGAIGSLVANIALSMGMDVYGYDPFLSVDAALRLDRHIRVVKDINELYKRSDYITVHIHYTAKTEHMIDAKAIAAMKRGVRFINLARGEIVDDDAMLAALDTGWVAAYITDFPNNRLVGAPHVIAMPHLGASTPESEQNCAVMAVDELKDYLENGNIRNSVNMPAVSQERSGVCRLCILHRNVPAMLANITALLSRDGVNVENMSNKSRGDYAYTIVDLGSQIDGAVIQDVKNLENVIRVRFIA
- a CDS encoding helix-turn-helix domain-containing protein, whose protein sequence is MTKSANMRASLIPYPVIAAAVGGYPEAVNRVIQHYSGYIAALSMRTSYDKNGFPHSLVDEDMRRRLETKLIISILNFDLS
- a CDS encoding helix-turn-helix transcriptional regulator — its product is MNNPLDLFAWKVRSERKRQHLTQKQLAERLGMNPRTIIDLETCQSNPKFETVVLVAKELNISVDAAIFPEMVNQTVSKTVVDFFAGKSEAEIEKFIALCKQVEAFQKDE
- a CDS encoding metal-dependent transcriptional regulator; translated protein: MKLHASGEDYLEAILVLHKKMGMVRSVDVARHLEVTKPSVCHAVATLREGGFLTMDSDYFLHLTDVGREVAEQIYEKHRFFTDRLIEAGVDPVTAEKDACRMEHVISQESFERLRDAYKTKNE
- a CDS encoding ABC transporter ATP-binding protein, which codes for MFKKIFEYAGPYKKNMYAATVVVLVSVLMGVLPFVLAYQVISPLVMGDSVETGFVLLRVIGVLICLILQAVLYGWGLSISHKAAYNTLLRLRVSLQKKFEKLPLGIVEEKGTGTIKKLFVDDVDSLELLLAHSVPEGIANLLIPLVIYIAMFCADWKLALMSLASIPISLLSMVIMYSVGMKRMGPYYQSAQKMNNTIIEYINGMEVVKVFNRESESYENFRNDVMNYRDYTLAWYKAAWPWMAIYGSLLPCTVILTLPLGAWFVLCGISTLPDLILVLCLSLSIGIPLLKALSFMETIPNLNYKITALEQTLNAAPLQAAEDDFHGQDFNISYDHVSFAYQTAQPGPDGNPIIAENEVLHDITFVAKAGQKTALVGESGSGKSTLAKLLIHYYDPQKGSISIGGQKLCDMSLEALNSRISYVAQDQYLFNTSLLENIRLGRLNATDEEVMEAAKKAQCMEFLKKLPQGIHSMAGDAGKMLSGGQRQRISLARAILKDAPIVVLDEATAYADPENEEKMEAAIAELVKGKTLIVIAHKLPAIMNADQICVMDHGNLVATGKHQELIQSCPEYQKLWKAAQDSSEWKVSTAKEGR